One genomic segment of Clostridium saccharoperbutylacetonicum N1-4(HMT) includes these proteins:
- a CDS encoding GNAT family N-acetyltransferase, with translation MRIETDELIIRNFELRDEKDLCEYMLQRVNAEFEAYPDFSCKKAKKEIEYRAQSDEFYAIELKKENKVIGNIYLGNRSFNSRELGYVLNVNYQHKGFGSSASKAVIDYMFNQGVHRIYAECAPQNAPSWKLMEKIGMIREAHFRKNVSFHQDEKGQPIYWDTYVYALLNPYNEI, from the coding sequence ATGAGAATTGAGACAGATGAATTAATTATTCGTAATTTTGAGTTAAGGGATGAAAAAGATTTATGTGAATATATGCTGCAGAGAGTTAATGCTGAATTTGAAGCATATCCAGATTTTTCTTGCAAAAAAGCAAAGAAAGAGATTGAATACAGAGCGCAAAGTGATGAATTCTATGCAATTGAGCTAAAAAAAGAGAATAAAGTAATTGGAAATATTTATTTAGGAAATAGGAGTTTTAATTCAAGAGAGCTGGGATATGTATTAAATGTGAATTATCAACATAAGGGATTTGGAAGTTCTGCCAGTAAAGCAGTTATAGATTATATGTTTAATCAAGGTGTTCACAGAATTTATGCAGAATGTGCTCCTCAAAACGCACCTTCATGGAAGTTAATGGAGAAGATTGGAATGATACGTGAAGCACATTTTAGAAAAAATGTTTCATTCCATCAAGATGAGAAAGGACAGCCTATATATTGGGATACCTATGTATATGCATTATTAAATCCATATAATGAAATTTAA
- a CDS encoding VOC family protein has translation MEKILHSILAVFPTPNIEETAKYYNEIMGFRIVKYLDVREPHICLYRDSVEIVLTKANSEKVYTNRELYGYGEDAYFITDNQKALQNEFISKGAKIVRPLHMTDYNNMEFVLEDIDGRWIAFGMKQK, from the coding sequence ATGGAAAAAATTCTTCATTCAATACTTGCAGTGTTTCCCACACCAAATATCGAAGAAACCGCTAAGTATTATAATGAGATTATGGGATTTAGAATTGTTAAATATTTAGATGTAAGAGAACCACATATATGCCTTTATCGCGATAGTGTGGAAATTGTATTGACTAAAGCAAATAGCGAAAAAGTTTATACGAATAGGGAACTCTATGGTTATGGGGAAGATGCCTATTTTATTACAGACAATCAAAAAGCATTACAAAATGAATTTATAAGTAAAGGTGCTAAAATTGTTCGTCCACTCCATATGACAGATTATAATAATATGGAATTTGTGTTAGAAGATATAGATGGACGGTGGATTGCTTTTGGAATGAAACAAAAGTAA
- a CDS encoding immunity 22 family protein yields MQIWSGNFNSIVDLEKYIETEYTDDGVCHDSKFETDFKME; encoded by the coding sequence ATACAAATTTGGAGTGGTAATTTTAATAGTATTGTTGATTTAGAAAAGTACATAGAAACTGAATATACAGATGATGGTGTTTGTCATGATTCAAAATTTGAAACAGATTTTAAAATGGAATAA
- a CDS encoding Type 1 glutamine amidotransferase-like domain-containing protein has product MVNMLFSLYNFHESWAREKVSKYIMPNDKILIIPFSFSETIGSDNDWQDAYSRNTGKYYESIVTPFLSYGIEEENINFINYFKDTVENAKDKIKKSNVIFFTGGLPDKMMLRLIEFDLIEYIQSFTGVVIGSSAGAMIQISEYHITPDRDYNTFTYNKGLNFIKEFDIEVHYEGSEMVNQYINKVLEEKRKKVYGITNTGGIIIDDEKITLLGEVKTFS; this is encoded by the coding sequence ATGGTAAATATGTTATTTAGTTTATATAATTTTCATGAAAGCTGGGCAAGGGAAAAAGTATCAAAATACATAATGCCTAATGACAAGATTTTAATAATACCATTTTCCTTTAGTGAAACAATAGGAAGTGATAACGATTGGCAGGATGCGTATAGTAGGAATACTGGAAAATATTATGAAAGCATTGTAACACCATTCTTGAGCTATGGAATTGAAGAAGAAAATATAAATTTTATAAATTACTTTAAAGATACAGTAGAAAATGCAAAAGATAAAATAAAAAAGAGCAATGTAATATTCTTTACTGGTGGGTTGCCTGATAAAATGATGTTACGTTTAATTGAATTTGATTTAATTGAGTATATTCAAAGTTTTACAGGTGTTGTTATTGGCAGTAGTGCAGGAGCAATGATTCAAATATCAGAATATCACATTACGCCAGATAGAGATTATAATACATTTACATACAATAAAGGACTTAACTTTATTAAAGAATTTGATATTGAAGTTCATTATGAAGGCAGTGAAATGGTTAATCAGTATATCAATAAGGTATTAGAAGAAAAGAGAAAGAAAGTATATGGAATTACAAATACTGGTGGAATAATTATTGATGATGAAAAAATAACTCTGTTGGGAGAGGTTAAAACCTTTAGCTAA
- a CDS encoding GNAT family N-acetyltransferase, producing the protein MDIKVIKGDISYLDDCEVALVDSELGRRYFSQKGSARESLEEGFCKEEIYVAIDNDNNCKGFVWVITKGVFHSFPYIHIIAVKSENRGQGIGKLLLKFVENECFKKYSKIFLVVAEFNLNAKILYDKIGYIQVGTIPSLYREGITEHLMMKSR; encoded by the coding sequence GTGGATATTAAAGTTATTAAGGGAGACATCAGTTATTTAGATGATTGTGAGGTGGCATTAGTTGATTCAGAACTTGGGAGAAGATACTTTTCACAAAAAGGTAGTGCCCGAGAATCACTAGAAGAAGGTTTTTGCAAGGAAGAAATATATGTCGCAATAGACAATGATAACAATTGTAAGGGATTCGTTTGGGTTATAACAAAAGGAGTTTTTCATTCATTTCCTTATATACATATTATCGCAGTAAAAAGTGAAAATCGTGGTCAAGGTATAGGAAAATTACTCTTAAAGTTTGTTGAGAATGAATGTTTTAAAAAATATTCAAAAATATTTTTGGTTGTAGCAGAATTTAATCTAAATGCAAAAATACTGTATGATAAAATTGGATACATTCAAGTAGGTACTATACCTAGTTTATATAGGGAAGGAATAACGGAACATTTAATGATGAAATCAAGATAA
- a CDS encoding aminoglycoside phosphotransferase family protein — protein MKKLSGGNSTSVYKHNETVLREQKTWSSTIHRVLLHLEKFEYTNSPRFIGIDDMGREILSFVPGECKADYPFTNDENEQLSIIKKVAEIMRKYHDATLSFERTDIDSWMFSYKGALEKEVICHNDIAPYNMTFVNNMPYGLIDFDTCCPAPRIWDIVYALYRFVPFSKKIYDNEKQEYRNYDVDRDKEFRKKSIRVFFDAYGMECPDDSFVQMTARLQALADLIYNESQNGNSAFKKMLEEGHRDLYLAEIEFIKEHAKEWL, from the coding sequence ATGAAAAAATTATCTGGAGGTAATTCTACAAGCGTATATAAGCATAACGAAACAGTTTTGAGGGAACAGAAGACTTGGAGTTCAACGATACATAGAGTATTGCTACATTTAGAAAAATTTGAATACACTAATAGCCCACGATTTATAGGAATTGATGATATGGGAAGGGAAATATTATCATTTGTTCCTGGAGAATGTAAAGCTGATTATCCTTTTACCAATGATGAAAATGAACAATTATCTATAATTAAAAAAGTGGCTGAAATTATGCGTAAATATCATGATGCAACGCTATCCTTTGAGAGAACAGATATAGATAGCTGGATGTTTTCATATAAAGGAGCTTTAGAGAAGGAAGTTATATGTCACAATGATATTGCGCCATATAATATGACCTTTGTTAATAATATGCCATATGGATTAATTGATTTTGATACATGTTGTCCTGCTCCTAGAATATGGGATATTGTATATGCACTGTATAGATTTGTTCCATTTAGTAAAAAAATTTATGATAATGAAAAACAGGAATACAGGAATTATGATGTTGATAGAGACAAGGAGTTTAGGAAAAAGAGTATTAGGGTATTTTTTGATGCATATGGAATGGAATGTCCTGATGATTCATTTGTACAAATGACAGCTAGACTACAGGCCCTTGCTGATTTAATTTATAATGAATCTCAAAATGGAAATAGTGCCTTTAAGAAAATGTTGGAAGAGGGACATAGGGATTTATATTTAGCAGAAATTGAATTTATCAAAGAACATGCAAAAGAATGGTTGTAA
- a CDS encoding class I SAM-dependent methyltransferase, whose amino-acid sequence MSEFWERSFAEKQAMWGLEPSSTAIIVSDYFAENNLKDILIPGVGYGRNIKPFIDNNMEVTGIEISRTAINIAKKNGINNKIYHGSVSDMPFENKLYDGVASFALIHLLNEAERKKFINDCYNHLKPGGYMIFTAVSEKTPMYGNGTKLDENYYETTYGVKLFFYNSKSIEKEFENYGLVDFVEVDDMYKDNPDKPPVKFLMIKCRKKI is encoded by the coding sequence ATGTCTGAATTTTGGGAAAGAAGTTTTGCAGAAAAGCAAGCAATGTGGGGTCTTGAACCGTCAAGTACTGCAATTATAGTGTCAGATTACTTTGCTGAAAATAATTTAAAGGATATCCTAATTCCTGGTGTAGGATACGGAAGAAATATAAAACCGTTTATTGATAATAACATGGAAGTTACAGGAATCGAAATTTCTCGAACAGCAATTAATATTGCAAAGAAGAATGGAATTAATAATAAAATTTACCATGGATCAGTATCTGATATGCCTTTTGAAAATAAACTCTATGATGGTGTAGCTAGCTTTGCACTTATTCATTTGTTAAATGAAGCTGAAAGAAAAAAGTTTATTAATGATTGCTATAACCATTTAAAGCCAGGTGGATATATGATTTTTACGGCTGTTTCAGAAAAAACTCCAATGTACGGCAATGGTACAAAGCTTGATGAAAATTATTATGAAACAACATACGGTGTGAAACTGTTTTTCTATAATTCTAAGTCTATAGAGAAAGAATTCGAAAATTATGGACTTGTAGATTTCGTAGAGGTTGATGACATGTATAAGGATAATCCAGATAAACCTCCAGTAAAATTTTTAATGATAAAATGCAGAAAGAAGATATAA
- a CDS encoding serine hydrolase domain-containing protein, which produces MTDSNLNEYFKKQKQFSGNVLVSKNNEIIFNQSYGYSNKEKGIKNTPETKFMIGSMTKPITALCIMQLSEKGMLSTKQNIEDYIPDLYKGQGITIHHLLTHTSGIPNHIMLKKQIKWGEHHTPQEILQIVKGYKLKFPVGEKWSYSNTNYLILGLIIEMVSGMSYHQYVKNHIFIPAKMNNSGFCDEEQKNVANNYIKGEKGFYMDPSLWFACGDIVSTVGDYYLLDRAIQDGKLLKTQIVREMQEPHYDGKYVKYGYGLLIKKHFDCKSICHGGGIANGYTSHFEKYIDDDITIVVLSNDLVNYQFLSLGGAGGTYISREIASLIYGKKLGALKKIF; this is translated from the coding sequence ATGACGGATAGTAATTTAAATGAATACTTTAAAAAACAAAAACAATTTAGTGGAAATGTATTGGTATCAAAAAATAATGAAATTATATTTAATCAATCATATGGGTATTCAAATAAGGAAAAAGGAATAAAAAATACACCTGAAACAAAATTCATGATTGGTTCTATGACAAAGCCAATAACTGCATTATGTATTATGCAGTTATCAGAAAAAGGTATGCTTTCAACGAAGCAGAATATTGAAGATTATATTCCAGACTTATACAAGGGTCAAGGAATTACAATTCATCATCTTCTAACTCATACTTCTGGGATACCTAACCACATAATGCTAAAAAAACAAATAAAATGGGGAGAACATCATACCCCCCAAGAAATACTACAAATTGTAAAAGGTTATAAATTGAAATTTCCTGTTGGTGAAAAATGGTCGTACAGTAATACCAATTATCTTATTCTTGGCTTGATAATTGAAATGGTTTCTGGAATGAGCTATCACCAATATGTTAAAAATCATATATTTATTCCTGCTAAAATGAATAATTCAGGTTTTTGTGATGAAGAACAAAAAAATGTAGCCAATAATTATATTAAGGGTGAAAAAGGCTTCTATATGGACCCATCATTATGGTTTGCTTGTGGTGATATTGTATCAACTGTTGGTGATTATTATTTGCTTGATAGAGCAATTCAGGATGGTAAACTATTGAAAACCCAAATAGTAAGGGAAATGCAAGAGCCTCACTATGATGGCAAGTATGTAAAATATGGCTATGGATTGCTTATTAAAAAACATTTTGATTGTAAAAGTATATGCCATGGTGGGGGAATTGCGAATGGTTACACTTCTCATTTTGAGAAATATATTGATGACGATATTACTATTGTTGTATTAAGCAATGATTTAGTAAACTATCAATTCTTATCATTGGGAGGGGCTGGTGGTACATATATAAGTAGAGAGATTGCTTCCTTAATTTATGGTAAAAAGTTAGGTGCTTTAAAGAAGATATTCTAA
- a CDS encoding RrF2 family transcriptional regulator, whose protein sequence is MKYTKATNYALHIVAYMIKYDKRDNLSLLPLANHLNTSPSYLSKILTQLVKANIIKSTPGVNGGYVLQKSKEEISLLDVIKATEGSIPMFTCEMKENHACKIQKAMEEAENMMETYLKNKKLFEII, encoded by the coding sequence ATGAAATATACAAAAGCTACTAATTATGCATTACATATAGTTGCTTATATGATTAAGTATGATAAAAGAGATAATCTAAGTTTACTTCCTTTGGCAAACCATTTAAATACCTCGCCAAGTTATTTGTCAAAGATTTTAACACAGTTAGTTAAAGCTAATATAATTAAATCAACTCCCGGTGTTAATGGTGGCTATGTTTTGCAGAAGAGCAAAGAAGAAATTTCACTTTTAGATGTAATTAAGGCAACTGAAGGAAGTATCCCTATGTTTACATGTGAAATGAAGGAGAATCATGCGTGCAAAATTCAAAAAGCAATGGAAGAAGCCGAGAATATGATGGAAACCTATCTTAAAAATAAAAAACTATTTGAAATTATATAA